In Paraburkholderia terrae, the DNA window CGTGAAGAAGTTCTGGCTGCGCTGATAGAAGCTCGTTTCCGAACTGCCGAACGGGTTGAACACGCGGATCTCGATCTTGTCGTGCGAGTTCAGCGCGGCCATCACGCGGTCGATGTCCTTGAAGTTCAGATCGTCGACCAGCATGCGTACGCGCACACCGTGATCCGCCGCGTACAGGGCGGACGCGAGCAGCAGCTTGCCCGTCGTGTCTTCCTCGGCGATGTAGTACTGCATGTCGAGCGTCTTCGTCGCCGCGCGCGCGAGCGCGATGCGCATCTGCAGCGCTTCCGTGCCGTCCGACAGCACGCGAAAGCCCGACTGGTCCGGATGTGCGCGTTCGGGCGCGGCGAGCGCGGTGGCGAGCGGCGTGGTGTCGGTGGCGGGGAGCGCGTGCGTGACGGGGCGGTCGAACGCGGTGGCAGGGGGGCGCGTCGCGCATGCCGCCAGCAGCATCGCCGACACGATGAGCGCGAACGCGCGCATCAACATTGGGCCTGGCGCGTGACGCGAGATGCGGGTGCTGCGTTGTTCATGCTGATGCTGCGATGCGGTGGCGCCGTTCGTGTTATGAGCCGACACGCTTGTTCCTCCACTTGAGCGGCACGGATGGTCGTCGTGGCGTCGTCCATCGACCGGACCATTCTACGGGCAATCGTTAATGCGGGTCGGATAGTGACGCAATCTGGCTCTGCAACGCGCGTGCCTGGATTCGATGAGCGGGGACGGCTTCTGGCGGGGAAATGCGGCCGTGACACGCGGCGCGGCGTGAAAGCGCGCCCGCGTGTCAGGAAGAAACGGAAAGGGAAGCGATAGGCAGGCTTTAGACGCGTTCGCGGGCCAGCGCGTTTGCGTCCTGATCGGCGGTCGAGCCTTTGGCCGGGCGGCCGGCCCAGTAGCCTGCGAGCATCGAGCCCGACAGGTTGTGCCACACGGAGAACAGCGCACCCGGCAGCGCGGCAATCGGCGTGAAGTAGAGCTTGCCGAGTGTCGCGGCGAGGCCGGAGTTCTGCATGCCGACTTCGATCGCGAGCGTGCGGCAGACGGCCTCGTCGAAGCCGAGCAGACGTCCGCCCCAATAGCCGCCGAGCAGGCCGATGCCGTTGTGCAGCACCACGCCCAGCGCGACGACGAGCCCGACGGACGCAATGCTCTTCTGCGTGCCGCCGACCACGGCCGCGATGATCAGCAGGATCGATACCATCGAAACGAGCGGCAGCACGGGTTCGATGTTGCGCACGAGCTTGCCGGCAAGATGATTGACGACGAGGCCGATGACGATCGGCAGCGCGACGATTTGCAGGATGCTCATCAGCATGCCATGCACGTCGACGGCGATCGAGGCGTCGACGTATAGCCGCGTGAGCAGCGGCGTCGCGAACACGCCGACGAGGGTCGACAGTGCGCTGATCGTGACGGACAGCGCGACGTCGCCGCGCGCGAGATAGATCATCACGTTCGATGCTGTGCCGCTTGCGACGCTGCCTACCAGCACCATGCCCGCTGTGAGGTCGGGCGGCATGTGCAGCGCTTTTGCTATCACCCACGCGGCTAGTGGCATCACGAGGTAATGCAGCACGATGCCCGCGACGACGGGCGCGGGGCGCGTGAAGACGCGGCGGAAATCGCTGATGGACAGCGTGACGCCCATCGACAGCATGATGATCGTGAGGAGCGTGGTGACGTGGGGGGCGATGCCCGTAACGGAGGAGGGCGAGAAGTACGCGGTTACCGAGGCCAGTACGGCCCACAGCGGGAAAAGACGGGTGATGCGGGCAAGCATTGATGTGGTCCTTGGGGTTTGTTTTTCGCCTGGATGCGGCGGGCATTTTACCTGTCGCGGTCGGGGTGTTTTTGGTTTGGTTTTTTTGCTTTTGCGGTGGCGTCCGCGTTTTGCCTTCGTGGCGCGGCTGGTTTGTTTTGCTTGTGTTTTCGCTGGCATCCGCGATTTGTTAGCGTGCTTCAAGCGTCGCCCCTGTGCGGGGCGGCACCTACTTTTCTTTGCCGCCGCAAAGAAAAGTAGGCAAAAGAAAGCGGCTCACACCGCCAGTTCTAGTTTTTGCCTGAGGGCCCCCAAAGGGTCTTACGCTTCACACGGCAACGCCCTTGCTCACGTGCGTTGCCAACGCTTCGAATGAACGCCTCACCCGCTTCGAATACCCGTACTCGGGCCAGCGACAGCGAATGGTATGTGGCGCCCAGGTGGCAAACTGTGTGTAGGTTGTCGCTTCGTATAGCCTGGCGCTCTTACAGGGTGGAACGCGCGCGCTATCGGTCCGAAGTGAGGCGTGTGGAGCACAAGGGGCCGACACACAGTTTGCCACTTGGGCGGCGGTGGACTACCTGGCACGGCATGATGCAACGTGGGTGCGTGAAGCGGGTGAGGCGCACCGCAAGAGCGCTGGCAACGAACATGGGTCACGTGATTGCCGTGTGAAGCGTAAGAGCCTTTGAGGGCCCTCAGGCAAACACTAGCACTGGCGGTGTGAGCCGCTTTCTTTTGCCTACTTTTCTTTGCGGCGGCAAAGAAAAGTAGGTGCCGCCCCGCACAGGGGCGACGCGTGAAGCTAGATAACAAATCGCGGATGCCAGCGCAAACCAAACCAAACCAAACCAAACCAAACCACCCGCGCCGCGAAGCCAAAATAATCACTCCCCTGCGGCAACGCCGCCCACCCCCACACTCCGCAAACTCTTGCGATGAAACCGCAACGTCATCAACACAGCGACACTCGCGAGCCCAGCAGCGAGCCCCCACCATAACCCCCGGGCTCCGAGCCCAAAATGAAACGCGAGCGTATAGCCAGTCGGAAACCCAATCCCCCAATACCCGAATGCAGCCGCAATCATCGGAACCCGCGTGTCCTTCAGCCCACGCAAGCACCCAGACCCAACCGTCTGCATTCCATCGACAATCTGAAAAATCGCCGCCACGCCCAGCAACGAACTGGCCAGCGCCACAGTCGGCGCATTAGCGGGATCATCGAGATGCAAATAGAGCCCGACAATGAACCGCGGCGCCGTAATCAAAAACAGCCCCGACAGACACATAAACCCGACCCCCAGCCCCAGCGCAACGAACCCCGCATGCCGCGCGGCCAGCGGCTGCCCCGCACCTGACCAGAACCCGACGCGCACGTTCGCCGCCTGACCAATCGCAAGCGGCACCATAAACGCCACCGATGCCACATTCAACGCGATCTGATGCGCCGCCAGCTGCGATTCGCCAAGCAGTCCAACCATCAGCCCCGTGGCAAGAAACAGCATCGATTCGACGCCATACGTGATCGCCACCGGCCAACCGATCCCGAACAACTCGCCCATCAGCGGCACGTTCGGCCGAGTGGCCGTGACGAAATGCCGGAAGCGCGGCCGCAGATGCAACAGACCCATCAGCGTGAGCGCCGTGAGCCAGACGGTGATCGTCGTCGCGACGGCCGACCCGAGGAACCCGATTCGCGGCAAGCCGTACGCGCCATGGATCAACCCATAGTTCAGGAACCCATTGACGAATACGCCGCCAATCGACACCCACAGCAGCCGTCGCGCTGCGCCGATCGCCGGCAGGAACGAGCGCATCAGGCCAATCCCGATCAGGCTGGCAGGCGCGCCCCAGCGCAGCACCGCGCAGTATTCGCCGACATTGTGCGCGAGCAGCGCCGGCTCGCCGAACGCCATCATGATGGGCGCCGCGAACGACAGCAGCACGAACGCCGGCACGGCCAGCAACAACGACAGCAAAAAGCCCGTCCAGTAGATATGCGGTACGCGATCTTCGGCCTGCGCGCCTCGCGCATGCGACACGCTCACGCTGACGGACGTCAAGACGCCTTGCAACAGCGTCACGACGACGAAGAACAGGTTCGCACCGAGGCCGCCCGCCGCGAGCGCGTCGGGGCCGAGTGAACCGAGCAGCACGGTGTCGGTGACGCTCATCGCCATCTGCGACAGCTGCGCGATGGCAAGCGGCGCGGCGAGACGCGCCGTGTCGGCGGCGTGACGCGAAAGAGTGGGCGGCCCGCTGAGCGCGCGGGACATTCCGGTTGGATTCATGTTCGAAGCGCTGTTGCGCGAAAGGGCGACACGCTCGGCAAGTGCGCCGCGCGCCGTTTGTTTTTCTGTCCAGACGGACAGCTTATTGCGGGAACGCGGCGCTGTCGATGAACAGGCACATTTTTGGTGCGGGTTTGCGGCGGCGGGAATTCCGTTGACTGATGCCAGCCGCATATCTCGCGGCCTTGCGGCACCGTCCGGGCGGCTCTGTCGACCGTCAGCCCTCGTGAACGGCGATCCGCGTGTCGCCGAGCAGCACGACCTGGCCCGCGCGGATTTTGCACGTTTTGCGCGTTTCGACCTGGCCGTCGACGGTCACGGCACCCGACGCAACGATCACTTTCGCCGATCCCCCGCTGTCCGCAAGGCCCGTAATCTTCAGCAGATTGTGGAGTTCGACGTAGTCGCCGGTCAGGGTGAAATCGAGGTTGGGCATGGCAGTTGCGATCGACAGGTGGTCGGCAGGGTCGTTGAAAAGCGACTCGCATGATAAGCCATCGCGCGGCGCCCGACGTCCGGGTGCGAGTGAATGGCTACGCGCCGGAGCATTTGCAAGCAGATGTTATTCAGTTGTCAGGAAATGAAACGTTGAGTAACAGACGTCTTTCATGGCGAACTTCACTCGCAAAAGCCCGGTCTGTGGAATGGCCTGCTGAATTTTTTCGGCAGGCTGAAAACGCAGGCACGGCATCGGCCGATTCACGCCGACCGAACCGCCCGCGTGCCGATATCGACAAACTTCAGAGAGGATTGCCATGACCCAGCTCCGTACGCTCCTGATCGGTACCGCCCTCACTGCGATGGCGTCGACTGCCGCATTCGCCCAGACGGCGGCCCAGCCTTCCGCGGACCTGTCCACCCAAGCTCAGGTCCAGCAGGCGCCCGCCGCCGCACCCGCCGCCCAAGGCGTCCAGATGCCGACGCCCGCGCCGCAGAACCTTGCCGCACCCGGCTCGACCGACCCGCTCGTCCAGAAACGCAACGCGGACGCTCAGGCGAACGCCGAGTACAGCGCGCAGAAAAAGATGTCGAAGCAGCAGATGAAGGATCAGCAGAAGGCCGCGAAGGCTGCCTACAAGGACCAGGTCAGCAACGCGAAGATCAACAAGAAGGCCGACAAGGCGGCTGCGTCGAACGAACTGAAGGCCGAGATGCAGGGCCAGCCGACAGGCGCGGCGGCATCGGGCGAAGCGCATAACTGATGAGCGGTTTCCGGCGCCTGTGATGCAACAGGCGCTGTGACCGCCTGCAAGCTTTTGAGGTTGGAAAGAGGGAGGACGAGATGAAAAAGACTAGCAAGATGGTGGGCGCACTGTGCGCCGCCCTGATCGCAGGCAGCATGACGACGCTAGCGGTCGCGCAGACGACTCATGATCCCGCCACCGAGCCGATGACGCATGCCGATAACAAGGCTGCCAAGGAACAGGCGAAGGCCAACAAGAAGGCGGATGTCGCGCAGGCGAAGGCCGACAAGAAGAAGGCCGACGCGCAGGCCGATGCCGACAAGGCGAACGCTGACGCGAAGGTGAAGGACGCTAAATCGCAGTAGGCAGTTCTTTGCTACACATGCTGGGCGGCGGGTTCACGCCGCCTGGCGAAGCCCGGCCTCGCGCCGGGCTTTTTGTTTGCGGCGAGCGCATGAAAAATGGGGCGCTTGTCGTCGCGGGTTGTATGGATATACAGTATGCGTCGCCCTCACTATCCGACCCGCCAATCGTGCTTTCCGTCGCCGATTCTCCGTCCTCGTCATCCTCTGCCGCGACGGATTCGCCCGCAGCGGCGGCCACCGCCGCCACGACCGACTGGCTCGCGAAGCTCAACGACGCCCAGCGCGAAGCCGTCGAATACGGCGCCGACGACGTCGCGCATCCGTCCGGCGCGCTGCTGGTCATTGCGGGCGCGGGCTCCGGCAAGACGAACACGCTCGCGCACCGCGTCGCGAATCTGGTCGTCAAGGGCGTCGATCCGCGCCGCATCCTGCTGCTGACGTTTTCGCGCCGCGCCGCGGTCGAAATGACCCGGCGTGTCACGCGCATCGCGGGCGCGGCACTCGGCACGCGCGCGGCGCTTGCGCAGGGACTGACGTGGTCGGGCACGTTCCACGGCGTCGGCGCACGCCTGTTGCGCGAGTACGCGGATCTGATCGGCCTCGCGCCGACCTTCACGATCAACGACCGCGAAGATTCCGCCGACCTGATGAATATCGTGCGTCACGAACTCGGCTTGTCCGCGAAGGAAAAGCGCTTTCCGTCGAAATCGGCGTGTTTCGCGATCTACTCGCGCGTCGTGAATACGGGCGCGTCGCTGGCCGACGTGCTCAACAGCGCGTTCCCGTGGTGCCGTGAATGGGAAGCCGATCTGCGCATGCTGTTTGCCGCCTATGTCGGCGCGAAGCAGAAGCAAAGCGTGCTCGACTACGACGACTTGCTGCTCTACTGGTCGCACATGGCGGCCGAGCCCGCCATTGCCGCTGATCTCTCCGGCCGTTTCGATCATGTGCTCGTCGACGAATACCAGGACACCAACCGTCTGCAGGCGTCGATCCTGCTCGCGCTGAAGCCCGACGGGCGCGGCCTGACCGTGGTCGGCGACGACGCGCAGTCGATCTATTCGTTTCGCGGCGCGACCGTGCGCAACATTCTCGATTTCCCGGCGCATTTCGATCCGCCCGCGAAGCAGGTCACACTGGAGCGCAACTACCGCTCGACGCAGCCGATCCTCGAAGCTTCGAACGCGGTGATCGGCCTTGCGTCCGAGCGTTACACGAAGAACCTGTGGACCGACAAGGCGTCAGCACAACGCCCGCATCTCGTCACCGTCGCCGACGACGCGGACCAGGCGCGCTACATTGTCGAGCAGGTGCTCGCCGCGCGCGAGGCGGGCATGAAGCTGAAGGCGCAGGCGGTGCTGTTCCGCGCCGCGCATCACAGCGCCGCGCTCGAAATCGAGCTGACGCGGCGCAATATTCCGTTCGTGAAGTTCGGCGGCCTGAAGTTTCTTGATTCCGTCCATGTGAAGGACGTGCTAGCCGTGCTGCGCTGGGCGGAGAATCCGCGTGATCGCGTCGCGGGTTTTCGCGTTGTGCAGTTGCTGCCGGGCGTCGGGCCCGCGACGGCCGCGCGCGTGCTCGACGACATCGCCGCGCGGGCCGACGCTCTGCAGTCAGGCGGCGCGCCGGATGCCGCGCATGCAGTTGCGGGCTGCACGGCGCATGCGCTCGCCGCCTTCGCGCCGCCGGCGCGCGCGCTCGAAGACTGGCATCCGTTCGTGGCGATGATGGCGTCCGCATGCGGACGGCAGACGCCCTGGCCGGCCGAGTTCGAAATGGTGCGGCGCTGGTATGAGCCGCATCTCGAGCGCAATCACGAGGACGCGTCGATTCGCCAGGCCGATCTTGCGCAAATGGAGAGCATCGCGGGCACGTACGCGTCGCGCGAGCGCTTCCTGACGGAGCTGACGCTCGATCCGCCCGACGCGACTAGCGACGAATCCGGTGTTCCGCTGATCGACGAAGACTATCTGATCCTGTCGACGATCCATTCGGCGAAAGGGCAGGAGTGGCGCAACGTGTTCGTGCTCAATGGCGTCGACGGCTGCATTCCGTCCGATCTCGGCACGGGCAGCGAGGAGGAAATCGACGAGGAGCGGCGACTGCTATACGTGGCGATGACGCGCGCGAAAGAGGACCTGCATATCGTGATGCCGCAGCGGTTCTACGTACACAACCAGACGCATCTCGCCGACCGGCACGTGTGGGCATCGCGCACACGCTTCATTCCGGCGCATCTGCTGCCGCTGTTCGATTCGCATGCGTGGCCGCCCGCGCCCGTCGTGTCGGCACCGACGCGGGCGGGGCTGGCCGCTGCCGCGCAAGCCAAAATAGAAATCGCGGCGAAGCTCAGAAAAATGTGGGACTGAGCTTGCCGCGATGTGTCGGCGTCCGGTTCGACGCGCTGTGTCGCGGGACGAGGTCTAGCGCGACTGCCGTTGCTGCTGTTGCGGGCGCGGCGGCGGCATGAAAAAGTTGCGCAGCCAGGCGGCGAGCCGTGTGAACACGTCATACGGCTCTTCGACAAAAATCTCCGGTTTCAGGAGCCGCAGATATTCCATGATCTGCTGCGCTTCCTGCTTCTGGAACGAGCCGTGCGAAATGCCCAGGCGCAACAGGCCGCGCAATTCGCCGAGCTTTTCGCGCGCGGCGCTGCCCACGCTGGTTTCGCACGCGACCTTTGCCTCGTACACACGCTGACGCAACGATTCCGCCAGACGCCACGCGGGCGTCTGCATGACTTCTTCGAGCGTCTGGATATCCTGCGCCGCCGACTTGATCTGCGCGGCGAGCGGGTCCACCAGCGAAGGCGCGCCTTCCGCTTCCTTGACGATCGCCGCGGCCCACTCGCGGCTCTGCTTCGCGAGTTCCTCAGGCGTCCATTCCGTGCGCGCGGCAAAGCCGAAGCCGAACTCGTTCGCCTGCTTCATCAGAATCGCGACGACGTCCGGAAACTCCTTGTCCAGCGTGCGCTTCGCCCATGCGTACTGGCCGCCCTGCAGCATCCGCTGCACGGCGTGCTCCGTCAGCGGCACCATGTTGTCGAGGAGCTTTGCACGCAGAAAATCCTCGAACGACGGCGTCGCGAACTGAGGGTCCAGTTTCACTGAGACCCGCACGAACGCCTCGAAATCCTTTCGCAAGGATGCGAGCGTTTCGTCCTTGATGTTAAGGGTAATCTGACCCATGTCTTATCCCGTTTCGTCGACCGCGCGACACCGTCGAGGCATTCGCCTCGTGCCGTGCATCCCCGTGCGCTGGCGGCACCGATATCCGGCGCGGTTCTGTCCGGCTTGCCGGCATGCCGTCGATAGACGCTGCCGGGTTCACGGACCACGAGTGTTTATCGGCGGATTGAAAGGGAACTTGAGGGCGGCGCGCCGTCCGG includes these proteins:
- the panS gene encoding ketopantoate/pantoate/pantothenate transporter PanS, yielding MLARITRLFPLWAVLASVTAYFSPSSVTGIAPHVTTLLTIIMLSMGVTLSISDFRRVFTRPAPVVAGIVLHYLVMPLAAWVIAKALHMPPDLTAGMVLVGSVASGTASNVMIYLARGDVALSVTISALSTLVGVFATPLLTRLYVDASIAVDVHGMLMSILQIVALPIVIGLVVNHLAGKLVRNIEPVLPLVSMVSILLIIAAVVGGTQKSIASVGLVVALGVVLHNGIGLLGGYWGGRLLGFDEAVCRTLAIEVGMQNSGLAATLGKLYFTPIAALPGALFSVWHNLSGSMLAGYWAGRPAKGSTADQDANALARERV
- a CDS encoding MATE family efflux transporter → MNPTGMSRALSGPPTLSRHAADTARLAAPLAIAQLSQMAMSVTDTVLLGSLGPDALAAGGLGANLFFVVVTLLQGVLTSVSVSVSHARGAQAEDRVPHIYWTGFLLSLLLAVPAFVLLSFAAPIMMAFGEPALLAHNVGEYCAVLRWGAPASLIGIGLMRSFLPAIGAARRLLWVSIGGVFVNGFLNYGLIHGAYGLPRIGFLGSAVATTITVWLTALTLMGLLHLRPRFRHFVTATRPNVPLMGELFGIGWPVAITYGVESMLFLATGLMVGLLGESQLAAHQIALNVASVAFMVPLAIGQAANVRVGFWSGAGQPLAARHAGFVALGLGVGFMCLSGLFLITAPRFIVGLYLHLDDPANAPTVALASSLLGVAAIFQIVDGMQTVGSGCLRGLKDTRVPMIAAAFGYWGIGFPTGYTLAFHFGLGARGLWWGLAAGLASVAVLMTLRFHRKSLRSVGVGGVAAGE
- a CDS encoding RNA-binding S4 domain-containing protein codes for the protein MPNLDFTLTGDYVELHNLLKITGLADSGGSAKVIVASGAVTVDGQVETRKTCKIRAGQVVLLGDTRIAVHEG
- a CDS encoding ATP-dependent helicase; the protein is MDIQYASPSLSDPPIVLSVADSPSSSSSAATDSPAAAATAATTDWLAKLNDAQREAVEYGADDVAHPSGALLVIAGAGSGKTNTLAHRVANLVVKGVDPRRILLLTFSRRAAVEMTRRVTRIAGAALGTRAALAQGLTWSGTFHGVGARLLREYADLIGLAPTFTINDREDSADLMNIVRHELGLSAKEKRFPSKSACFAIYSRVVNTGASLADVLNSAFPWCREWEADLRMLFAAYVGAKQKQSVLDYDDLLLYWSHMAAEPAIAADLSGRFDHVLVDEYQDTNRLQASILLALKPDGRGLTVVGDDAQSIYSFRGATVRNILDFPAHFDPPAKQVTLERNYRSTQPILEASNAVIGLASERYTKNLWTDKASAQRPHLVTVADDADQARYIVEQVLAAREAGMKLKAQAVLFRAAHHSAALEIELTRRNIPFVKFGGLKFLDSVHVKDVLAVLRWAENPRDRVAGFRVVQLLPGVGPATAARVLDDIAARADALQSGGAPDAAHAVAGCTAHALAAFAPPARALEDWHPFVAMMASACGRQTPWPAEFEMVRRWYEPHLERNHEDASIRQADLAQMESIAGTYASRERFLTELTLDPPDATSDESGVPLIDEDYLILSTIHSAKGQEWRNVFVLNGVDGCIPSDLGTGSEEEIDEERRLLYVAMTRAKEDLHIVMPQRFYVHNQTHLADRHVWASRTRFIPAHLLPLFDSHAWPPAPVVSAPTRAGLAAAAQAKIEIAAKLRKMWD
- a CDS encoding DUF4088 family protein, with translation MGQITLNIKDETLASLRKDFEAFVRVSVKLDPQFATPSFEDFLRAKLLDNMVPLTEHAVQRMLQGGQYAWAKRTLDKEFPDVVAILMKQANEFGFGFAARTEWTPEELAKQSREWAAAIVKEAEGAPSLVDPLAAQIKSAAQDIQTLEEVMQTPAWRLAESLRQRVYEAKVACETSVGSAAREKLGELRGLLRLGISHGSFQKQEAQQIMEYLRLLKPEIFVEEPYDVFTRLAAWLRNFFMPPPRPQQQQRQSR